In a single window of the Limnochorda sp. L945t genome:
- a CDS encoding MurR/RpiR family transcriptional regulator — MRTARRFEDETVSGRPSGLARLHSSLSALTESEQKVAAVVRQDPHGAVYSSVTELAAAAGVGETTVLRFARRLGYRSYQDFKMDLARDIFSAGGGHPAHPMASEGAGRDLLQCATEENRRVIVDTSSMLDRQALAKAVQILSKARQIHFYGAGHSGITAKDARHRFWRLGFSAHAFDDSHFQLMAAATLSPEDAAVGLSVSGSSRDVVECLEMARNRGAKTIAITGYQRSPITRVADVVLLTVTREMPLESGSFTSKIGQLHVLDILLRHLAESRADLVRRRQEETGRAISGRFY; from the coding sequence ATGAGGACAGCGCGACGGTTCGAAGATGAGACGGTGAGCGGCAGGCCGTCGGGGTTGGCCCGCCTGCACAGCAGCCTCTCGGCCCTGACCGAATCTGAGCAGAAGGTAGCGGCCGTGGTGCGCCAGGACCCGCATGGTGCCGTCTATTCCTCGGTGACTGAGCTGGCGGCCGCGGCCGGCGTTGGAGAGACCACGGTGCTGCGCTTCGCCCGCAGGCTGGGCTACCGTAGCTACCAGGACTTCAAGATGGACCTGGCCCGCGACATCTTCTCGGCGGGCGGCGGTCATCCCGCTCACCCAATGGCCTCAGAGGGAGCGGGCCGCGACCTGCTCCAGTGCGCCACCGAGGAGAACCGGCGCGTCATCGTGGATACTTCTTCCATGCTCGATCGGCAGGCCCTCGCTAAAGCGGTCCAAATCCTCAGCAAGGCCCGGCAGATCCACTTCTACGGTGCCGGCCATTCCGGCATAACCGCGAAGGATGCCCGCCACCGCTTCTGGAGATTGGGCTTCTCGGCCCACGCATTCGATGACTCACACTTTCAACTGATGGCTGCCGCCACATTGTCGCCCGAGGACGCGGCGGTCGGCCTCTCCGTCTCCGGCAGCTCCCGAGACGTGGTGGAGTGCCTCGAGATGGCCCGAAACCGGGGCGCCAAGACCATCGCCATCACGGGATACCAGCGATCACCGATCACCCGCGTGGCGGACGTCGTCCTCTTGACCGTCACCCGGGAGATGCCGCTGGAGTCGGGTTCGTTCACGTCCAAGATAGGGCAGTTGCACGTCCTCGACATCCTTCTTCGGCACCTGGCCGAGTCGAGGGCTGACCTGGTGCGCCGGCGCCAAGAGGAGACGGGCCGGGCCATCTCTGGCAGATTCTACTGA
- a CDS encoding ABC transporter substrate-binding protein: protein MKSGLRWLLVASAALAVSLVTTVAAVAETTVTVAYWPGPESDAMQQVVNWWNANKAAQEGFRVRLLTFTRQDYFTREMTALAAASTEFDVAFTTTYIVGEMAPYLEPLDNHFERLGASDNLKVYIPSSLDSLRFNGKLYGIPTDVSNHFLYYRKDLIQRLVSDRIWQQRYREISQKYLGKALEPKQPSEWGIDDYVAASLFFTQSINPDSPTQYGTVLQLKNLIFNVMVWNDLLWGAGGKWLENGEPALTSPAAVKALDAYGIIIRNRATPPDSLNYEFAEANAAFGSGRVATMVQWSAAYHQLTDKRSFPGLSDKVALGPVPGNPHATHVHSLGLGINAASPRKEQAARFLAFLASRQAMELYAKSGGLPPVSAVLSGMANTRPEFPLVAEHVEKYGYVEHTGPETRAILQALADHLSAAWAGKVGTTEALKRANEAVHEILRKK, encoded by the coding sequence ATGAAGTCGGGCTTGCGTTGGTTGCTAGTCGCTTCAGCAGCATTGGCAGTGAGCCTCGTCACGACCGTGGCCGCCGTTGCCGAGACGACCGTTACGGTCGCGTACTGGCCCGGCCCCGAGAGCGACGCGATGCAGCAGGTGGTCAACTGGTGGAACGCCAACAAGGCGGCTCAGGAAGGGTTCCGAGTCCGGTTGCTCACGTTCACCCGTCAGGACTACTTCACCCGTGAAATGACCGCTCTGGCAGCGGCCAGCACGGAATTCGACGTCGCGTTCACGACCACGTACATCGTGGGTGAGATGGCGCCCTACCTGGAGCCGCTGGATAACCACTTCGAGCGACTGGGAGCGTCGGACAACCTCAAGGTCTACATCCCGTCGAGCCTCGATTCGCTCCGGTTCAACGGAAAGCTCTACGGGATCCCGACCGACGTCAGCAACCACTTCCTGTACTACCGAAAGGACCTGATCCAGCGACTGGTCTCTGACCGCATCTGGCAGCAACGGTATCGGGAGATCAGCCAGAAGTACCTTGGCAAGGCTCTCGAGCCGAAGCAGCCGTCGGAGTGGGGCATTGACGACTACGTCGCCGCGAGCCTGTTCTTCACGCAGAGCATCAACCCCGACTCACCGACGCAGTACGGGACGGTGCTGCAGCTCAAGAACCTCATCTTCAACGTCATGGTCTGGAACGACTTGCTGTGGGGCGCGGGCGGCAAGTGGCTGGAGAACGGAGAACCGGCCCTGACCTCTCCTGCAGCGGTCAAGGCGCTGGACGCGTACGGGATCATCATCCGCAACCGTGCGACGCCGCCGGATTCGCTCAACTACGAATTCGCCGAGGCGAACGCGGCCTTCGGGAGCGGCCGGGTGGCTACCATGGTCCAGTGGTCGGCGGCCTACCATCAGCTCACGGACAAGCGCAGCTTTCCAGGGCTGTCCGACAAGGTGGCCCTTGGACCGGTGCCGGGCAATCCTCATGCCACCCACGTCCATAGCCTGGGGCTCGGCATCAACGCGGCCTCGCCTCGCAAGGAGCAGGCTGCCCGATTCCTCGCGTTCCTGGCGTCGCGGCAGGCCATGGAACTGTATGCGAAGAGCGGTGGACTGCCTCCTGTGTCGGCCGTGTTGAGCGGGATGGCCAACACGCGGCCTGAGTTCCCGCTCGTTGCCGAGCACGTGGAGAAGTACGGGTACGTGGAACACACCGGTCCGGAGACCCGGGCCATTCTACAGGCTCTAGCAGACCACCTGAGCGCCGCCTGGGCAGGCAAGGTCGGCACGACCGAAGCCCTCAAGCGGGCCAACGAGGCGGTCCATGAGATCCTGAGGAAGAAGTGA
- a CDS encoding carbohydrate ABC transporter permease produces the protein MKLSNFRMGPPWVGLANYERVLADAAFWRSIGFSLEFATVTTLVEVGIGLAIALFFWSQFRSSRAIVSLMLLPMMTAPSLLAIMFRLMLNDFVGIVPVTLQMFGLPQVSMLGPDWVWRTLVAIDAVQWTPFVFLLIYTGLQGLPEEIIEAASVDGASTGQTILRVIVPQLSPTLAATAFLRFIDTFRIFDSIYVLTGGGPGDLTTSASIYIYKQAFGNGDLGVGIAAAVILLTIIMAPVGLGTGRLFRAGGGERG, from the coding sequence GTGAAACTTAGCAACTTTCGCATGGGCCCGCCGTGGGTAGGCCTTGCTAATTACGAGCGGGTGCTGGCGGATGCTGCCTTCTGGCGCTCGATAGGGTTCAGCCTGGAGTTTGCGACGGTGACGACCCTCGTGGAGGTGGGCATCGGGCTGGCCATCGCGCTTTTCTTCTGGAGCCAGTTCCGCTCTTCGAGGGCCATTGTCAGCCTCATGCTGCTGCCCATGATGACCGCGCCCTCTCTGCTGGCCATCATGTTCCGTCTCATGCTGAACGACTTCGTGGGCATCGTCCCCGTCACGTTGCAGATGTTCGGGCTACCGCAGGTGTCGATGCTGGGACCTGACTGGGTATGGCGCACCCTTGTGGCCATCGACGCGGTCCAGTGGACTCCTTTCGTGTTCCTCTTGATTTATACCGGGCTTCAAGGGCTCCCGGAGGAGATCATCGAAGCGGCTTCCGTCGACGGCGCGAGCACAGGGCAGACCATCCTTCGCGTCATCGTCCCGCAGCTCTCGCCGACCCTGGCTGCCACGGCCTTCTTGCGGTTCATCGACACCTTCAGGATCTTCGACAGCATCTACGTGCTCACGGGCGGTGGTCCGGGCGATCTCACTACCAGCGCCAGCATCTACATCTACAAGCAGGCCTTCGGAAACGGTGACCTGGGAGTTGGGATCGCGGCGGCCGTGATCCTCTTGACCATCATCATGGCCCCGGTGGGCCTGGGTACCGGCCGCCTCTTCCGTGCCGGGGGAGGTGAGCGCGGGTGA
- a CDS encoding carbohydrate ABC transporter permease produces the protein MNAVQAQQRVGPLASPVALPRQGRIRRLQRVAVWMLTVVILGVFNFPFLNTLMISFKDPVDITAVPPKLVFQPVLSNYGELFGDPTVPYGRYLLNTILIAAGAALLTILVTLPAGFITARFGTGRRVLFPVISSLRAIPYVVFAIPIYIMFQRVRLIDTPVALILINTAINVPLALVLFSVALREIPVTLDEAARIDGCSTWGVFRYVIVPLSGPISASVGILSFIGTWNEFLFGLLLTVERATPVTVGTTMFITSWTIKWGSIAAALVLGTLPIVSFTTLAQRYLIRGLTAGAIKG, from the coding sequence GTGAACGCCGTCCAGGCGCAACAAAGGGTAGGGCCGTTGGCCTCGCCGGTCGCTCTCCCCCGCCAGGGGCGTATCCGGCGACTTCAGCGGGTCGCGGTATGGATGCTCACCGTGGTGATCCTGGGGGTGTTCAACTTTCCGTTCCTCAATACGCTGATGATCTCATTCAAGGATCCCGTCGACATCACTGCCGTGCCGCCCAAGCTGGTCTTCCAACCCGTCTTGAGCAACTACGGGGAGCTCTTTGGTGACCCGACGGTGCCCTATGGCCGCTATCTGCTCAACACGATCCTCATCGCGGCGGGTGCGGCGTTGTTGACCATCCTGGTGACGCTGCCGGCTGGCTTCATAACCGCTCGCTTCGGGACGGGCCGGCGCGTGCTGTTCCCCGTCATTTCCAGCCTTCGGGCGATCCCGTACGTGGTCTTCGCCATCCCCATCTACATCATGTTCCAGCGGGTCCGGCTCATCGACACCCCGGTCGCGCTCATCCTCATCAACACGGCCATCAACGTCCCGTTGGCGCTGGTTCTATTCTCGGTGGCGCTGCGGGAGATCCCCGTCACGCTGGATGAGGCGGCCCGCATCGACGGATGCTCGACGTGGGGCGTCTTCCGGTACGTGATCGTCCCGCTTTCCGGCCCCATATCGGCCAGCGTGGGCATTCTCAGCTTCATCGGTACTTGGAACGAATTTCTGTTCGGCCTGTTGCTCACCGTTGAGCGCGCCACCCCGGTCACGGTGGGGACCACCATGTTCATCACGTCGTGGACGATCAAGTGGGGTAGCATCGCAGCGGCCCTCGTGCTTGGGACATTGCCCATTGTGTCATTTACCACGCTGGCCCAGCGATACCTGATCCGGGGCCTGACGGCGGGGGCCATCAAGGGATGA
- a CDS encoding ROK family protein: MKQMGEGRLLAWAVGIDIGGTKIAGGLVCSDGRILHLNRRPSRAGEGPGAVAATAVEVAKGLVACATAEGLRPVALGIGTGGQVDTVKQQIVGSTAVIPGLAGYPLREQLQEETGLPTFLDNDAKVVARAEALWGAAQGVRDAIIVTLGTGIGGAVIVNGDVIDGARGLAGHLGHIVVQPDGPTCSCGGRGCLEALASATAILRAAREKAANDLTLGARVVDATAVFRLGAQGVSWANALLDRAANAIGLGLAGLVHTFDPELIVVGGGLAAWGEPWRERLAAAIRARVMESFRGHFEVRLARFGPDAGVAGAGALALARVGSGGW, translated from the coding sequence ATGAAGCAGATGGGGGAGGGTCGGCTGCTTGCCTGGGCGGTGGGCATCGACATCGGCGGCACCAAGATCGCCGGCGGTCTCGTCTGCAGCGACGGGCGAATCCTTCACCTGAACAGGCGTCCCTCTCGTGCAGGGGAGGGCCCGGGGGCTGTGGCGGCGACGGCCGTCGAGGTGGCGAAGGGGCTCGTGGCGTGTGCCACGGCCGAGGGGCTTCGCCCTGTCGCACTGGGAATCGGTACCGGGGGTCAGGTTGACACCGTCAAGCAACAAATCGTGGGATCAACGGCCGTCATTCCCGGCCTAGCCGGTTATCCGCTTCGGGAGCAGTTGCAGGAGGAGACAGGCCTGCCAACGTTCTTGGACAACGACGCCAAGGTGGTGGCCAGGGCAGAAGCACTATGGGGAGCCGCTCAAGGGGTCAGGGATGCCATCATCGTGACGCTGGGGACGGGAATCGGCGGGGCGGTTATCGTCAATGGCGACGTCATCGATGGAGCCCGAGGATTGGCGGGACACCTGGGGCACATAGTGGTGCAACCGGATGGTCCGACGTGCTCCTGTGGGGGTAGAGGCTGCCTTGAGGCGCTCGCCTCCGCCACCGCCATCTTGCGAGCGGCCCGGGAGAAGGCCGCAAACGATCTGACGCTGGGGGCCCGGGTTGTCGACGCGACCGCGGTGTTTCGGTTGGGCGCGCAGGGGGTCTCGTGGGCGAACGCCTTGCTGGACCGGGCGGCAAATGCCATCGGGCTGGGTCTGGCAGGCTTGGTGCACACCTTCGATCCGGAACTCATCGTGGTAGGCGGCGGCCTGGCTGCATGGGGAGAGCCGTGGCGTGAGCGGTTGGCGGCAGCCATCCGGGCTCGGGTGATGGAGTCGTTTCGTGGCCATTTTGAGGTACGGCTCGCTCGATTCGGCCCGGATGCAGGAGTGGCCGGGGCGGGTGCTCTGGCGCTTGCGCGGGTTGGCTCGGGTGGTTGGTAG
- a CDS encoding FAD-dependent oxidoreductase — protein MSRVEGRGGHRGTATVVRTEASGDPAYAPAGRFDVVVAGGGTAGSVAAIAAARNGARTLLVEEQGFLGGTATGALVTPLMPNRLGQTNLNRGITDEIKARLATMGGGGATPENDGWFDPEALKAVLEEMALEAGVQLLYYTRVIEALVETADGGPRQVTGVLVHNKSGLQRIRARVVVDATGDADVAASAGCEMRSGGEQGERQAFSVRWIAGGVDVPKLARFVESLGGQPWPAPYFEAAMVWGRGHVLEDVFRRAVEAGDLLEADGEYFQCFSVPGRADALAFNCPRIARRVDGTSAEDLTWAQIEGRRAIRRLVAFVRKYLPGCEGAYVQQVAPMVGVRESRRIVGDYVLTLDDIVTGRKFQDAVARNRYPVDIHLVRDGGRGGGGLVLGSGRPPEGDFHEIPYRCLLPRGVEGLLVAGRSVSATFEAQSAIRIQPNCHSLGQAAGTAAALAAARGVTPRGLDAALLRQILREQGAYV, from the coding sequence ATGTCACGGGTTGAGGGCCGAGGTGGCCATAGAGGCACCGCCACCGTCGTACGGACAGAGGCATCGGGCGATCCTGCCTACGCGCCGGCCGGGCGCTTCGACGTGGTCGTGGCCGGCGGGGGCACCGCGGGCAGCGTGGCGGCCATCGCCGCGGCCCGCAACGGGGCGCGCACGCTGCTGGTCGAGGAGCAAGGCTTCCTGGGCGGGACGGCGACGGGAGCGCTGGTGACGCCCCTCATGCCCAACCGGCTCGGGCAGACCAACCTCAACCGCGGCATCACCGACGAGATCAAGGCCCGGCTGGCCACGATGGGCGGGGGCGGGGCGACGCCGGAGAACGACGGCTGGTTCGACCCCGAGGCGCTCAAGGCGGTCCTCGAGGAGATGGCCCTCGAGGCCGGGGTGCAGCTGCTGTACTACACTCGCGTCATCGAAGCCCTGGTCGAGACGGCAGACGGGGGGCCGCGTCAGGTCACCGGCGTCCTGGTGCACAACAAGTCCGGGCTGCAGCGCATCCGAGCGCGCGTCGTGGTGGATGCCACCGGCGACGCCGACGTGGCGGCCAGTGCAGGGTGCGAGATGCGAAGCGGGGGCGAGCAGGGCGAGCGGCAGGCCTTTTCCGTGCGCTGGATAGCGGGTGGCGTCGACGTGCCGAAGCTGGCCCGGTTCGTCGAGAGCCTGGGTGGGCAGCCGTGGCCTGCACCCTACTTCGAGGCCGCCATGGTATGGGGCCGGGGGCACGTGCTGGAGGACGTCTTCCGCAGAGCGGTGGAGGCCGGGGATCTGCTGGAGGCAGACGGGGAGTACTTCCAGTGCTTCAGCGTGCCGGGGCGGGCCGACGCCCTGGCGTTCAACTGCCCCCGTATCGCCCGCCGAGTCGATGGGACGAGCGCCGAGGACCTCACCTGGGCCCAGATCGAGGGGCGGCGGGCGATCCGGCGGCTCGTCGCGTTTGTTCGCAAGTATCTGCCCGGTTGCGAGGGCGCGTACGTGCAGCAGGTGGCGCCCATGGTCGGCGTGAGGGAGAGCCGGCGCATCGTCGGCGATTACGTGCTGACCCTGGACGACATCGTGACCGGCCGCAAGTTCCAGGACGCCGTGGCGCGCAATCGCTACCCGGTGGACATCCACCTGGTGAGGGACGGCGGCAGGGGGGGTGGGGGGCTGGTGCTGGGAAGCGGCCGCCCCCCCGAGGGCGACTTCCACGAGATCCCGTATCGCTGCCTCCTGCCCAGGGGGGTGGAGGGGTTGCTGGTGGCCGGGCGGTCGGTTTCGGCCACCTTCGAGGCGCAGTCGGCCATCCGGATCCAGCCCAACTGCCATTCGCTGGGGCAGGCGGCCGGGACGGCCGCCGCACTGGCCGCCGCCAGGGGCGTTACCCCCCGGGGGCTCGACGCCGCCTTGCTGCGGCAGATCTTGCGCGAACAGGGGGCGTACGTCTGA
- a CDS encoding alpha amylase family protein — translation MASSHPRRHVLWIDATANLPRTSSTEGLRSLLGRAREAGFTTVVVDVKPTSGEVLYPSRLAPVLRQWRSGVSLPAGYDLLGTAVELAYREALELFASVNVFCEGAVHEGRLRGLLAGDPARAGWEVVAYREGRLDRLTRFAGEHWAFVDPANPEVQAYELGILREILAAYPVAGIVLDRARYPGIVADFGEHTRRRLEALVGRAVARWPEDVYEEADPGAASGGEGAAAHEEGSGAVRTTDGRWIRPGPWYGAWLQLRAQVIREWMEAARRTVSGTRPGALLGAYAGSWYPVYHEVGVNWASAALASALEHVVPDVRPLIPRGYPATGYAEILDLFFSGNYYPQVYRHEAEGAEWKSVEGAARLVDAVTGRVRPTYAGIYLEQYRGRPRRAQEAIRVCREASDGVMVFDASHVEEWGWWDAIGEALRL, via the coding sequence ATGGCCTCGTCCCATCCGCGACGCCACGTGCTCTGGATCGACGCGACGGCCAACTTGCCGCGCACGAGCAGCACCGAGGGGCTGCGATCGCTTCTCGGGCGCGCCAGGGAGGCGGGCTTCACGACGGTGGTGGTGGACGTCAAGCCGACGAGCGGGGAGGTGCTCTACCCCAGCCGCCTGGCACCCGTCTTGCGGCAATGGCGCTCGGGGGTTTCGTTGCCTGCGGGCTACGACTTGCTGGGTACGGCCGTCGAGCTGGCCTACCGGGAGGCGCTCGAGCTTTTCGCCTCCGTCAACGTCTTTTGCGAGGGGGCGGTCCACGAGGGCCGGCTGCGTGGCCTGCTGGCGGGCGATCCGGCGCGGGCGGGATGGGAAGTCGTCGCGTACCGGGAGGGGCGCCTCGATCGGCTCACCCGCTTCGCGGGGGAGCATTGGGCGTTCGTCGACCCGGCCAACCCTGAGGTGCAGGCGTACGAGCTCGGGATCCTGCGGGAAATCCTGGCGGCCTACCCGGTCGCGGGGATCGTGCTGGATCGGGCTCGTTACCCGGGGATCGTGGCCGACTTCGGGGAGCATACGCGCCGCCGGCTCGAGGCGCTGGTGGGGCGGGCGGTTGCCCGCTGGCCCGAAGACGTTTACGAGGAAGCCGATCCGGGCGCAGCTTCTGGCGGCGAGGGAGCAGCGGCCCACGAGGAAGGGTCCGGGGCCGTCCGCACCACGGACGGCCGCTGGATCCGCCCCGGGCCTTGGTACGGTGCCTGGCTCCAGCTGCGGGCGCAGGTGATCCGGGAGTGGATGGAAGCGGCCCGCCGCACGGTGTCCGGCACACGGCCGGGCGCGCTGCTCGGGGCGTATGCGGGCAGCTGGTATCCCGTCTACCATGAGGTGGGCGTCAACTGGGCCAGCGCCGCCCTCGCCTCTGCGCTGGAGCACGTGGTGCCGGACGTGCGGCCCCTGATCCCCAGGGGGTACCCGGCCACCGGGTACGCCGAGATCCTCGACCTCTTCTTCTCCGGCAACTACTACCCACAAGTCTACCGGCACGAGGCCGAAGGGGCTGAGTGGAAGAGCGTCGAAGGGGCTGCCCGCCTGGTGGACGCGGTGACGGGCCGGGTGCGGCCCACCTACGCCGGCATCTACCTGGAGCAGTACCGGGGACGCCCACGACGGGCCCAGGAGGCCATCCGCGTGTGCCGGGAGGCGAGCGACGGCGTGATGGTCTTCGACGCGTCCCACGTCGAGGAGTGGGGATGGTGGGACGCGATCGGGGAGGCTTTGCGGCTGTGA
- a CDS encoding DUF4127 family protein, with product MRRVALLPLDERPCNHAYPVMLGAVAGIEVAVPPKELMGRKKEPADTRLLGDWLRAESERADGLIVAAETLAFGGLIPSRVVGVSEEEALKRLDALRRIRQRRPELPIFVQSVILRTPGYDSDDEEPGYWASYGKRLYVLSVAEHAVELGPRAWDALRKGGEAHLPPVVAQELGALDFDGVVARRAALEAEVPAGVRQDWRWRRARNHQVNRALVELVAEGVVDFLVLTQDDSPPIGLHAREQQALAALVAQRGVHRRVRIHPGADETALVLLARQALRDRGLRPRVGVRFSSIAGPGVVPLYEDRPLMEGIKGHVTALGALLSPDFGESELALFVNSPDGPQHEAPLQALPGESVGKGRNLPEFLDALQDALERRPERPAALADVAYANGADRELVEMLPAYLSPWALGAYAGWNTASNTIGTALAHAALRLVARGLGGDERVASERAHRSFLALRFTEDWGYQAVVRQELVEAAVRLGVSPYALGSHREALAERARERLQATMDRWPGAASGSPRIRVERVDFPWDRLFEVALGVRIDAGP from the coding sequence GTGAGGCGCGTCGCCCTGCTGCCGCTGGACGAGCGGCCGTGCAACCACGCCTACCCCGTGATGCTGGGGGCCGTGGCGGGCATCGAAGTGGCCGTACCCCCGAAAGAGCTCATGGGCCGCAAGAAAGAGCCTGCGGATACCCGTCTCCTGGGCGATTGGCTCCGTGCCGAGTCCGAGCGCGCGGACGGGCTGATCGTGGCGGCAGAGACGCTGGCTTTCGGCGGTCTCATCCCGTCTCGCGTCGTGGGGGTCAGCGAGGAGGAAGCGCTGAAGCGCCTGGATGCCTTGCGCCGGATCCGCCAGCGCCGCCCCGAGCTGCCCATCTTCGTCCAGAGCGTGATCCTGCGGACGCCGGGGTATGACAGCGACGACGAGGAGCCGGGGTACTGGGCCAGCTACGGCAAGCGCCTCTACGTGCTCTCTGTGGCGGAGCATGCGGTCGAGCTCGGTCCGCGGGCGTGGGATGCGTTGCGAAAGGGCGGGGAGGCCCATTTGCCGCCGGTGGTGGCGCAGGAGCTCGGAGCGCTCGACTTCGATGGGGTCGTGGCCCGGCGCGCCGCGCTCGAGGCGGAGGTCCCGGCCGGCGTGCGGCAGGACTGGCGCTGGCGGCGAGCGCGTAACCACCAGGTCAACCGGGCGCTGGTGGAGCTCGTGGCCGAAGGGGTGGTGGATTTCCTCGTCCTCACCCAGGACGACAGCCCGCCCATCGGTCTGCACGCCAGGGAGCAGCAGGCGCTGGCGGCGTTGGTAGCGCAGCGGGGGGTGCACCGCAGGGTACGCATCCACCCGGGCGCGGACGAGACCGCCCTGGTGCTCCTCGCCCGGCAGGCGCTGCGGGATCGGGGCTTGCGGCCCCGCGTCGGGGTGCGGTTTTCGTCGATCGCGGGCCCCGGGGTCGTGCCGCTTTACGAAGATCGGCCGCTCATGGAAGGAATCAAAGGGCACGTAACGGCCCTCGGCGCCCTGTTGAGCCCCGATTTCGGCGAGAGCGAGCTGGCTTTGTTCGTCAACAGTCCCGACGGGCCGCAGCACGAAGCACCGCTGCAGGCCCTTCCGGGCGAGTCGGTGGGCAAGGGCCGCAACCTGCCGGAGTTTCTGGATGCCTTGCAGGATGCCCTGGAGAGGCGGCCGGAGCGGCCGGCGGCGCTGGCCGACGTCGCTTACGCCAACGGTGCGGACCGGGAGCTCGTGGAGATGCTCCCGGCGTACCTATCTCCATGGGCCCTGGGAGCTTACGCCGGGTGGAACACGGCCAGCAACACCATCGGAACGGCCCTCGCCCATGCTGCGCTTCGGCTGGTGGCGCGGGGACTCGGCGGCGACGAACGGGTGGCCAGCGAACGGGCGCACCGCAGCTTCCTGGCGCTCCGTTTTACCGAAGACTGGGGCTATCAGGCCGTCGTCCGCCAGGAACTGGTCGAAGCTGCCGTTCGGCTCGGCGTGTCGCCGTACGCCCTGGGCAGCCACCGCGAGGCCCTCGCCGAACGAGCGCGGGAGCGGCTTCAGGCGACGATGGATCGCTGGCCGGGTGCGGCATCGGGGTCGCCCCGGATCCGGGTCGAGCGGGTCGATTTCCCCTGGGACCGCCTGTTCGAGGTGGCTCTGGGGGTGCGGATCGACGCCGGCCCATGA
- a CDS encoding ABC transporter substrate-binding protein — protein sequence MRQRTGPGGKLARVAVGAIAAVALAGAWPAAGGALPAARAGAARQIEFWTISLSPFFDNEMRQLASEFEASHPGVQVKWTDVPIQAIQQKLLSAIAAGTAPDVVNLNSDTAVQLYQQGALLDLGKYAPKQAWSVYFPRALATFKDGDVIYGAPWYWAPKVMAYNVEIFRKAGLDPERPPTTVEGMIEAAKRIKDKTGLYGFMPNINGVNFLFVFQEAGLPVLDENGSRALFNSPEHVKLVEQYADLFKQDYIPEDTMRRGYLGATELYTAGRLGMLLTGPQFLIRVQKDNPAIYESTRAAAYPLDKGRVIHTPLMGFSVPVNTRNKELAVEFALFATDDAHQLAFAKASNTFPSTIKAARDSFFTKGGPTAADQARVADAAQLQYAQDLTVHVPNASKLFKAFKDNVEAAFFGGKPVKQALDEIVRIWNAEL from the coding sequence ATGAGGCAACGGACAGGGCCGGGCGGTAAGCTTGCACGGGTGGCGGTCGGGGCGATCGCGGCGGTGGCGCTGGCGGGCGCCTGGCCGGCCGCCGGCGGGGCGCTTCCCGCCGCTCGTGCCGGCGCCGCGCGCCAGATCGAGTTTTGGACCATCTCGCTCAGCCCGTTTTTCGACAACGAGATGCGGCAGCTGGCCTCTGAGTTCGAGGCATCGCATCCCGGCGTCCAGGTCAAGTGGACGGACGTGCCCATCCAGGCGATTCAGCAGAAGCTGCTGTCGGCCATCGCGGCCGGCACCGCTCCGGACGTCGTCAACTTGAACTCGGACACCGCCGTGCAGCTGTACCAGCAGGGGGCCCTCCTGGATCTGGGCAAGTACGCGCCCAAACAGGCATGGAGCGTCTACTTCCCCAGGGCTCTGGCGACGTTCAAGGACGGCGACGTCATCTACGGCGCGCCGTGGTACTGGGCACCCAAGGTCATGGCGTACAACGTGGAGATTTTCCGGAAGGCAGGGCTCGACCCGGAGCGCCCTCCTACCACCGTGGAGGGCATGATAGAGGCAGCCAAACGCATCAAGGACAAGACCGGGCTGTACGGCTTCATGCCCAACATCAACGGGGTCAACTTCCTCTTCGTCTTCCAGGAGGCGGGACTTCCCGTCCTGGACGAAAACGGTAGCCGGGCGCTGTTCAACTCGCCGGAGCACGTGAAGCTGGTGGAGCAGTACGCGGACCTGTTCAAGCAGGATTACATCCCGGAAGATACCATGCGCCGGGGTTATCTCGGAGCCACGGAGCTGTACACCGCAGGGCGGCTCGGGATGCTCCTGACGGGGCCGCAGTTCTTGATCCGGGTGCAGAAGGACAACCCGGCCATCTACGAGTCGACCCGGGCGGCCGCCTACCCGCTCGACAAGGGCCGGGTGATTCATACCCCGCTCATGGGGTTCTCGGTGCCGGTCAACACCCGCAACAAGGAGCTGGCGGTGGAGTTCGCGCTGTTCGCCACCGATGACGCCCACCAGCTGGCGTTCGCGAAGGCGTCCAACACGTTCCCGAGCACCATCAAGGCCGCCAGGGATTCGTTCTTCACCAAGGGCGGCCCGACCGCTGCCGACCAGGCCCGGGTGGCGGACGCGGCTCAGCTGCAGTACGCCCAGGACCTGACGGTGCACGTGCCCAACGCCTCCAAGCTGTTCAAGGCGTTCAAGGACAACGTGGAGGCCGCCTTCTTCGGCGGAAAGCCGGTGAAGCAAGCCCTCGACGAGATCGTCCGCATATGGAACGCCGAGTTGTGA